Within the Candidatus Reidiella endopervernicosa genome, the region TGACCTCGATTCCCTCATCCTTAATCGCTTCAAGCACGCCAAACCCATCGAGCTCGGGCATGGTCAGATCAAGAAATATCACATCGCCCTTGCCGGCACGTAGTGCCTCGATACCCTCGAGACCGTTACCCGCGTAGGTCACCTCAACATCCCAATCCTGCGGCAGCGCACGCGCAATCTGCTTGCGTGCAAAGCTCGAGTCGTCACAGATGATGATAGGTAGGGACATGGGTATTCTTATTCGGTTAGGGATGTCTGATGTGGGCCATTATAGGCCGATGTCGAAGGTCGTGTCAGGCGATGCTGTTCATAAAACGCTGCAGATGATCCATCTTCTCCGAGTCGTCCTGATCGACCAGACGGATATCGATATTCACAAACTCCGTCTCGCGGCTATCTTCACGCGCCTGCAGGGTATGGATAAAGCCGTTGAGTCGGGAGACATCACCGGCTGCTTCGATGTCGATAACCGCCAGATCAAGGATGCCGGGGATATGTTCACTGCGTTTGATCACACCCTGGATATGGTGCTGGCTGACCTCTTTGATCAGGCAACCGAGCGTCTCGCCACTGAAACGTAGCTGCACCACCACCTTACCCTTCGGCTTCACACTTCTTGGCCTGGCACTGGAGACGTTTTCCGCCACCGGCACGGCGCCCGAGAGCCCCCCACCTCACTGCGCCCACCGGTCAGGATCGCCACCGATCCGCTCTGGATCTTGTCGGGACGTGCGCCGCCGATCTCCTGTAGCTGTTTGGCAGAGAGCTTCATCGCCTTGCTCATCACATCGGTAGCGATATTGATCAGCTTCTCATTGGTGAAGGGTTTGACGATGTAGTTGCTCACCTTGAGCTTTATCGCCTCGACCACATTCTCTTTATCACCACGGCTGGTGATCATGATAAAGGGCAGATGGGCGTGCTCCGGGGTCTCACGAATCCACTGCAGCAGCTCGGCACCATTCATCTCCGGCATCTCCCAGTCGCAGAGGATCAGATCGTAATCGCTCTTGCCGATCATCGTCTGTGCCTGCTTGCCGTGCGCCGCCTCATCGAGTTGAAAGGCGGGATAGGTAGAGCGCATCCCCTTCTTGACGATGTCGCGCATAAACGCTGCATCGTCGACCACCAGAACCCGAACCTTTGTCACACCGCCTCCTGAGTGTTGCCGCAGCCGACCATCACTCTAGTGGTGGTTACGACCGTTATCTGTACATATTCCAATTGAACCCCAAACCTTACCATCTGTGATGATTTGGACAAAACAGTTCATCACGAAATTTTCTGTTACAGCAGACGTTTAACGGCACAACGAAGCGCATCCTCAGCCGCCGCTCGTCCAACAAAACCCATCGATTCAACCACCCTGGGCCAGCCCCCCTGTTCAATCACCTTGGCAACCAGCAATGCGCGCTCATTTTCACTCAGTGCAGGAGTATCGATTGCCACTAGCACCCTTTTACGGATCGCCGCCATGCAGAGCTCATACCCCCGGCTGCCACTTACAAACGATGCCAGATCCCTCTGATCCTGCTCATCAAGCGTCTCACTCGCTGTTTCACTTGATGCATGGCCCGCCAACAGGCGGCTCACCAGCTCAGGTTCCAGATCGTTCAATGGCTCTGTCAGCAGTAGCGGCAGCTGATCGATTAAACGTTGGTGAACCGCTTCGATCAGCGCTCGGCCCGCCGCAGTGATTGGGCTTGCCATCATCACAGCGTGGGCGCCACTACTCGCCTCTCGTTTAAGACCGATACGCAGTGGTCTCAGTGCGGCACGCTGCCAGAAGTCGAGCAGCTCACCACTCATTCCAAAGCTGGCACCAAGGTAGTCACAACCTGTCTGCTCGGCCGCTGCATATAATCTTTCGATCAGCGCCGTACCGATGCCTCGACCCTGCACGGCTGGATGAACCGCGATACGCATCACACGAGCACAACGCAGCTGCGGCGCCTCGACAAACCCGGCGTGCAGCGCCAGCGACTGTGGTATTAGATGGCCACGCACACGACGACGTCCCTCATAAACTGCCTGAGAGAGCTCGGCATCAAATCCACCCTCTGCCGCCACCAGCGCGGTGGCCACAACGTGGCCGCGATAACGCACCAGCTCCACACTCAGATTGGGCCCATCAAGCAGATTGCGCAGATCGGTCGGTGTGGTGCGGTAGTGAGCCAGCACCAGCAGACCAAACAGCTCAGCCAGCAGAGGCTCACCTGTCAGCAGTGCAGCGCGCTCTACTGTTTCAAAATGGCACTCATCCAGACTCAACGTAGCGAGCTGATCACCATCAACCGGCGATGCATCCAGCAGCAGCGCGCGGAAGACAAACCGCTCCAGTGGATCACCCGTCGACCAGCGAATCGGCGTCTGCATACGCAGCTGACGCCAGCCAGGCATCTCGGCATCGAGCACCTTCTGGAAACGAACTGCAAAGCCACGCCCCGTCCCCTCGTAGCCGTGGATGGTCGAGGCGAATACGGTACGTGAATAGTGGCGCACCATCTGCGTCAACAGTGGTGCCGGGATTGCCGCCGCCTCATCGACCAGTAGCAGATCAGCTTTCGGTTGTTCATGCAGCAGCCGATCGGGTGCAACGAATTCGATAACACCCTGCCGATACTCAAGCCGGCTACCCTGAGCTGAATCAACCCCCAGCAACTTTGCAGCATGCTCAAACAGGGCATCGACTGCAGCTCGCCGCGGTGCGGTAACGATAATGGAACGGCTCTTCTCTCTCAGCAGCTCTGCGGCTGCGATTCCGAGCGAGGCGCTTTTACCGCGCCCACGATCCGAGGTAATAACCAGCGGTCGGTGTCGGTGACCGGATCCCGTATGCAGTACCGCCTCAACGGCCTGTTGCTGATCGGCAGTGGCGTAGATCTCATCGTGGTAGGGCGGAGTCACTGCCACGACAGACTCGACGGCAAATGGATGCATCGGTCGATCCTGCTCAATCAGCGGCAGTCCGCTTTCGCGGACTAACGTTGTTAGTCGCTGCAACAGTCGGCCACTGACATCGGTCGCACGGTGTGGATAGACCGCAATGCGCTCCTTATCGGGATCTTCAAAGGCAGACCACTGTGCAAGCGACGGTATTAACAGCAGCAAAACTCCACCCGCTCGCACGCTACCACTGACGGCACCGAAGGCATCGGGATCGAAACCGCTGTAGGCATCAAATACCAGCAGATCAAGCTCACGCCCCAACTGTTTACGTGCCTTTGCCGCAGGCAGTGCGTCAACGCCCGCTGGCGGCTCACTACTGATCCAGAGCTGCCGTTTCTGATAAGGGGCCACATCAACTGCCGCCACCACGGCACGCCCCCACTCTCGCTCACCAGCGACCACCACCACGGCACGGTGGCGCAGCAGCTCAGCCTGTGCGACCAGGCGCTCGATCTGCGCGGCAATCTCGGCCAGTGAGTTGGGGGTTTGCGTCATGGCGCCATTTTGGCGGCTGGTGAGATAAATATCGAGCCGCTCATCTGGAAGGGTATGTGGTTCTGCTAAGCCGCGGAGTGCGGAGATTCGGCCCCTGAGTGCTCCACAATATCTCTCCAGCTCAAATGCGCCAGCACAGCACTGTAATCATCGCCAACGGTAGCACGCAGCGTGATTCGCTTACCATCGCTCGGGTGGGTAAAGGCAAGCTCAGAGGCTGCCAGCAACAGCCTGTGGCATTTGAAGTGGTCACGAAAGATTCGATTATGGCGCCCATCACCGTGGCTGGTATCGCCAACAATCGGATGAAAGATATGTTTCATATGGCGACGAATCTGGTGCTTGCGCCCCGTCTCAGGTTTTGCCTCGATCAGAGAGTAGCGGCTGGTTGGAAAACGTCCATCGGAGATCGGCAACTCCGCCGTTGCCAATCGTCGGTAGTGGGTCACTGCAGACTGCGCTTCTTTATCCTGACGCGCCTTACGATCGGTGGTCTTGTCGAGCTCCTCTTTGAGCGCATAGTCGATGGTGGCCTCAACCTCGGTATAACCACGCACCACTGCCAGGTAGCGCTTCTCGACCGTGTGTTGCTGGAACTGCGCCATCATCTCTCTGGCCGTCTCGCTATCGAGTGCAAACAGCAGTACTCCGGAGGTTGGTTTATCGAGACGGTGCAGTGGATAGACGCGTTGTCCGATCTGGTCACGCAGCAACTGGATGGCAAAGCGGGTCTCGTGCCGATCGATCGCACTGCGATGGACCAGCAATCCACTCGGCTTATTGATCGCGATCAGCCGTGGATCGCGGTAAAGGATTTCTAGCTCAGACTCCAAGCAGTGTCAGCTACGCCTGCTGACGCTCCAACACCATCTGATCGATCAGTTCCATCACCTCACTACTGGCGCGCTCTGCCGCTTCGATGTGTTGCAGCAGGCTTCGGTTGAGCTCCTCGTTGCCCTCCCAGTCGAGCAGCGACTCGGCCAGCGCTTCCTGTACATAGGCGTGCACACTGCGGTGCGGTGCCTCCAACGCCTTGAAGGCTCGCGTCTGTCCGAACAGTTGCTTACCCACACCCTCGTAGTACCACTTACCGAGGCGGCAACAGGTGTGATCAACCGAAACGGCCTGCGCCTCGGCAGAATCCTCACCCTTGCTCAGCGCCATGTAGCCGTTCTGTTTGTAGATGATGTGATCGATCTTGATCAGAGATGCAAAACCGAGATCCTTGGCATGACTGATGCGAGTGATGGTATCGCGCGAGGCATCGGCCAGCTCGGTGAAGCGTTGGTGGAACGCCTCCATGTTGGTCGAGACCTCGTCGGTCAGACCGCGGGTGGTATTGGCACCCTCCAGCATCTGTTCAACCCGATTACGGAACTTGGTCATGGTCTGATTAATCTCAACCGTGGCGTGTTTGGTTCGCTCAGAGAGCGCCTTGACCTCATCGGCTACCACAGCAAATCCGCGTCCACTCTCACCGGCTCTTGCCGCCTCAATCGCCGCGTTAAGCGCCAGCAGGTTGGTCTGATCGGCAATCTCGGAGATCAGCGAGAGCGACTCACCCACCTCAACGCTCTCGCCATTGAGTGCTTCAACCGACTCAGAGACGCTCTGCATGCTGCCCGCTATCGAGCTCAGTGCCCCACGGATCGAACCGACCGACTCACGACTCTCCTCGGTCATAGTGACATTGGCATCGGCTATCTGTTCAACCGTATTCATCTCATCGGTGACCGAGATCAGATCACTCTGATTGAGCTTTAGGTTTGATAGCAGATCGGGGAGTCGCTATTTTGCGGAAGCTTGTTTTGGGCATCCAAGCCCAAGCAAGCGGCAAATACTTAACGCGACCGTTTATGCCTACGGCGCCCCGACGTCTCTGCGTACGTTGCGTAATCACCTCTTCGCGGCTCTACACAACTCCCTCAGTGACTCTACGCCGACATAAAGCCGTTGCTGCATCTTCTCCGTCGTTCGCTCACGCTCTCAACTACGAATAGGCAGACGGCGTCGACTATCGGGGACTAACCGCCTTCGCTTCGCTATCCATGGCGGTCAGCGTTGGTTGCGTTGATTCTGTGCAGATCAGAGGCGAGTTTGTTGCGTGAAATATAGGAAACATTCTCCGCCATCGCATCGATCGCAGTGTTGATACCGTCGAGTGAACGCGCCAGCTGACCGGGGATGCCATCGCTATACGCCTTGCGGTTATAGACCCCATCACCGACACGGGAAAAGCAGGTATTGACCTCTTTAAAGTAAGTCTCCATCAGATCGAGCATATCGTTCAGCTCCCAGGCGATGATGCCGATCTCACCCAGCCCCCCGGTATTAGTAATACGGTGGTGCAGCTCGCCCTTTGCGGTGGCACGAAGCACCGCTTCAATCTTCTGCAACCCCTTCAGAGGGCGTTTAGCCGCCCACCAGGCGTACCAGGTAAAAACGATTGCAATCCCGGGAAAGATCAGCTCTTCCAGATGCAGTCCGTGGTTAATAATCGAGGAGATCGCCAGCCCCATCACCAGCAGGGTAAAGACGATACAGGCGATCAGGAACTGTGTGTTGAGGAAGGGAACACCCTTACTGACGCCGTTCTCATAGTTTTTGTTTGTAGACATATCTGACTCCGTGCTCAAGATTAGGCTTGCAGGTTGAATACCAGCTCTTCGTAACTGGTATTCAGCTCCTTTAGCTTTCCGAGCAGAAACTTCATCGCCTCATCCATCCCCCTCACGGGGACCGACACGCTGCTCAATCGCCAGCATCTCTTGATAAACCGGTGTAAGTGCATCGATCGCTGCCTGTTTCGGCTTCCGCCTGACAGAAAAATAACCTTTTAGATCACCATTGCGATCGTAGTCGGGGGTGACATTGGCAAAGACCCAATAGTAGGAGCCATCGGAGGTCATATTCTTTACAAAACCGAAGAACTCCTGCCCCTGCTCCAGGGTCTGCCAGAGAAAGCGGAAGACGCTACGCGGCATATCGGGGTGTCGCACAACGTTGTGCTGGGTATTGAGAAGCTCCTTTTCGCTATAACCGGCAATCTTCATAAAGACGCGGTTACAGTAGGTGATCCGTCCCTTGATATCAGTCTTACTGACGATGAACTCATCATCGGCAAGTTTCACTTCACGGTTGTTGGGCGTGATCTTCTGCTTCATATCGCTCACTCACTTATATCTAAATGAAGCCTCTCGAGAGAGGGTTGCCATCCTATATTGGTGGCAAAATACCCTGATGCTTGAGCACGACCTGACACTGATGCTACAGCAATCGAAGACTAGCGATATCGATGCGCGCACAGAGCCTTCGGCACAACAGGTACCGGCAACAGGCGCTCATATCCTTGAGAGATGGAGCTAGCCGCAATCGTGGTGAGCGGTGCGAAGATAACTCCCGTAGTGCGTCATACCCAACCGCCTCCCCTGTTGGCTCTTAGTGGCCTTGGTTATCGGTTAGTGGGTCCCTGACACGATTAGAGTCTAGACGCTGAGAAGCGGATATAAAACCACATAATTTGAGGGCTTAACGAGACATCACTGAAACCACTCATCGTCCAAAAACTTTTTTCAGCAGTTCAGTGGTTCGTTCTGCTGGATTGTTGCGGATGGCCGCTTCCTCCCTGGCCTGGTAGTGAAAGATACCGTCCATTCCCTTATCAACCACATAGCCGTTGAGATCCGATTTCACATCACCGACAAAGGGGAGCGACTCATACTTTCCAACCACTCGGTCATAACTCTTCACCGCACCCACCTCATTGAGGGTTCCTTCGACGATCGGCAGCATCTCTTTGCTGAGCGGTGCGGACATCTTGCTGCGGAAATACTGTGTCGCCGCGTCATCAGGGCCGCTATATATCTTCTTCACATCATCGAGCGTCATCTCGCTGATCGCATCGACAAACAGCCGCTTCGCTTTGGGTGTCGCACGTTCGGCAGCGCGGTTCAACTTCAACTCCAGATCATCCAGCATTGAACCCATACCGATGGCCGAGAGCGCCTTGTTCACCTTCTTCAGGCTCTTCGGCAGTGGAATATGGATCTTCGGATCACCATTGAAGCCGTCGGTCTGTCCCAGCTGCCCCACCACCCGTTCGGAACCCACACGTAGCGCCTCCTTTAGGCCATCACCAATCTCACCATCACTCAGTGCCCTGGATGCCTGCTCTTCGACGCCGAAATCTTCCAGCAATTCGCGCCCCTTATCCCACCAACCTGCTGATGCCGTACCCATCAGCAGCGTCAACACCAGTGCTGCGGCCACCCGGCCGACTCCTCTTCCAGAACACACGCTACGTTGATTCACCGCCACCACTCCTCTGTCGGACAACCACTACTGTTTAACACTAACTCTATGCAATCAATAGCGACGATTACATTTAAAATTGTAAAAAACTGTCGATTTAACAAGCCATCTGCTAGCTTCAAGGTCTAGGCATCGGACATTGTTGGGAAGGGCAGCGGACATTTATTGTGATGAAAGAGAGTCATTTTAACTTCAGTTCAAGACAGATTGCCTCAGCTTTCATCACCATAATCATCATTCTGGTTGGTACCTCCTCGCTTAGCCTCTATCAGACCCATCGCGTCTCCAAAGAGCTCAATCGCGTCGTTACCGTTAGCGACGTACAGATAGAGATCGTCAATAAATTTCTAAAACTCGCCCACGAACGCTCGCTTACCCTGCAGAGTATGCTGCTCACACGCGACCCATTTGAACTCGATGATCATCAGATGCGCGCCTCAGCCGCCGCCAGTAACTACCTACGCCTTCGCGACGTCCTGCTGAAGATGGAACTCAGCACCGATGAGCGGGCACTGATCAGGGAACAGGACAAACAGACGATAAATACCGGCATTAAGCAGAGTCGTGTTATCCGACTGGCTGTAGACGGTCAATTTGACCTGGCGCGCGGGCTTCTCTACGACGAGGCGATTCCCAGTCAGGCCAAGGCGATGGGGTTTATGCAGCAATTCATCGACCTCAAGCAGGCAAAAAAGCGCGCCACTATTAGAGAGACCAAGCAGATCATCGACCGCACCACCGACACCATCCTGGTGCTGGTGCTGCTCGGCGTCATCATTAGCATAGCCATCGCCTATATCGTCACTACTCGGCTCAAGCACGAAATCAACTTCCGTAACCAGTTTGAGTCTGAACTGGAACAACGCGTTGAGGAGCGAACCGAGGCGCTGACCTTTATCGCCAGCCACGACACGCTCACGGCCCTTCCTAACCGCGCCGTATTCACCGAGCAGCTTGCCAACTCAGTGAAACACGCCGATCGTAACGGTCAACTGATGGCGCTATTTTTCATGGATCTCGACGGCTTTAAGGCGATCAACGACCTTCACGGTCACGATATTGGCGATAAGGTGCTGATCGAGGTCTGCCGGCGCTTCAAGGAGACGCTCCGTGAGGAGGATGTGGTGGCACGTATCGGGGGTGACGAGTTCACGGTGATCATCAACGAGCTGGAACAGAAGGGCGATGCACTCTCTGTGGCACAGAAGCTCATCACACAGATCAATACACCGATGCGGTTTGATGCTATCGAGTGTCGCGTCGGTATCAGTATCGGTATCAGCTTCTTCCCCAATAACGTTCTCTCACCCGATGCACTTCTGACCGAGGCGGACGATGCGATGTATGCTGCCAAACGTTCCGGCAAGAACCGCTACTCGGTCGCCACCTCCATCGTCTAGGCCACTCAGGGATCAGTCCATCGATCTCGCACCGAAACCCGCAGTAACCCCGTGGTTGAATAACACCCCCCACGCCCACACCATCGAGGCATGGCCCGCTTAGAATCACTCCAATTTGATAACAGCTTTGCACGATTATCCGATGCCTTTCACACCCGCATCTCACCGACACCGCTGTATAGACCCCATCTCGCCTGCTTTAACCATACGGCTGCTGAGCTCATTGAACTCGACCCGGCTGAGGCGCATCGTGCCGAGTTTGTCGACTACTTCAACGGTGCCCGGATACTGCCGGGGGCCGATCCGCTTGCCGCCATCTACGCCGGCCACCAGTTTGGTCATTTTGTGCCACAGCTTGGTGACGGGCGCGCCGTTCTGCTGGGTGAGGTGCGTACCAGTCAGGGTAAGCGCTGGGAGTTGCAGCTCAAGGGATCGGGACAGACACCCTACTCCCGCAGCGCCGATGGTCGCGCCGTACTGCGTTCGACGATTCGAGAGTACCTCTGCAGTGAGGCGATGCATGGTCTTAACATTCCGACCACCCGCGCCCTCTGCATAATCGGCAGCGAAGAGGAGGTCTATCGTGAATCCCTCGAGTCGGGGGCGATGCTGTTACGCATGGCACCCAGCCACCTGCGTTTTGGTAACTTCGAGCTCTTCTACTATCGCAACCAGTACGATGAGCTCAGACAGCTCGCCGACTACGCCATCGACCACCTCTTTCCCGAGATCGCTGACGCTCCCAATCGTTACCTCGAACTGTTTCGTGAGGTCAGCCGTCGAACCGCCGAGCTAATCAGCCGCTGGCAGCTGGTCGGTTTTGCGCACGGCGTGATGAACACCGACAACATGTCACTGCTCGGCCTGACCATCGACTACGGACCCTTTGGCTTTCTCGATAGCTACGACCCCAGCTTTATCTGCAACCACTCAGACCACACCGGCCGCTACGCCTTTGCCGCACAGCCGATGATTGCACGCTGGAATGTCAGTCGTCTTGGCCAGGCGCTGCTGCCGCTGTTTGAGGGTAGTAATAAGGAGGCCGCTGAACACGCCAACGAGACGTTATCCGAGTTCATGCCCCATTTCGATCGCCACTACAGTGCCGGTCTGGCGAAGAAACTGGGACTGACAAGCAGTGATACGAATGACGATCAACTCGTCCAATCACTGCTGAAACAGATGCAGGAGAGTGGCTGCGATTTTACCAACCTGTTCCGCACACTCAGTGACCTACAGCTCGACAACCCGAACGCCGATGGCCCCCTTCGCGACCAGTTCATCGACCGTGATGGTTTTGATCAGTGGACAATCAACTACCGCAAGCGTCTACACGCTGAAGGGAGTCGTGATGAGCTGCGCAAACAGAGCATGGATCGGGTTAATCCTAAATACATATTACGTAACTACCTGGCACAGAGCGCCATTGAACGTGCCGAACAGGGCGACTACAGCGAGGTTGATCGACTCATGAGCCTGCTGCGCGATCCCTTTAGCGAACAGGCGGAGATGAGCGAGTACGCAGCTCTGCCGCCCGACTGGGCGAACACGATTGAGGTCAGCTGCTCCTCGTAAAGAGAGGCACAACCTCCCTGTTAACCACCTCTCAATACCTAACCTTCAGCGACGTAGTCCTCGGTATCGTTACCGGCTACCACCTTGTGGTCGGGTAACTCCATGTGCAGATAGGTCTGGCGGTTCTCTTCATTCTCAAAGTAGATCTCCAGTCCATCTTCACCACTCCCTTCATAGACGCAGGGGTGGCTCTCAGGGTTAGGAACCTCTTTGAGGGAGATCGGATCTAGTGTGGTGCGAATTCTCATCGTACGACCCTCCATAACAGTCAATCACAGGTGTGATAAAGCTATAGTTATCCCGACTGTTTTAGTCAAGATTAGGGTGGTTGTGTAGGCCTATAACCCGTGTGTCTTAATAAGCGTTCTAATCGGCGTGTTAAGAGGGGCTGTTGGTGACGCTGCTCTGCTCGACAAACGCCACAAAATCATGCTCAGCCAGGGGACGTGCATAGAAGAAACCCTGTGCGTTCAGGCACCCCGCTTCGATCAGGAACCGGGTCTGTTCCTCACTCTCAACACCCTCGGCAATCACCTCAAGGTTGAGGCTCTGCGCCAGGTTGATAATCGCATGGGTAATCCGCTCATCGCTCTTATCCTCGGGGATATCGGAGATAAAGGAGCGATCAATCTTGAGTCGGCTGATCGGCAGTCGCTTGAGGTAGTTTAGCGAGGAGTAACCGGTGCCAAAATCATCAATCGCGATCTTTACCCCGAGCGATTTCAGTTCGGTCAGCGGTGGGATACTGCGCTGGATATCTTCCATGATCGCCGTCTCGGTGATCTCCAGCTCCAGGCGATCTGCCGGGAAGCCGCTCTCGTTGAGCAGCCTCTCAACACTCTCAGCAAACGCGGTATCCTCGAGCTGACGTGCGGAGACGTTGGCCGAGAAGACCAGCTGCGAGAGTTGCGGATGTCTGTTCCAACGAGCAGCAAAGGCGAACACCTGCCCCAGCACCCAGACACCGATCTCACCGATCAGCCCCGCCTCCTCGGCGATCTGGATAAACTTCATCGGTGAAACGCTGCCCAACGTAGGATGGTTCCAGCGCAGCAGTGCTTCGGCACCTGTGACCTGGCCGCTCGTCAGATCGATCTGTGGCTGGTAGTGGAGGGTGAGCTGTTCGCGTTGAATCGCCATCGAGAGTTCACGCTCAATTTCCATGCGCTGCAGCAATATCTGGTTGAGACGCTCGGTAAAGAACTGGAAGTTGGCACGCCCCGACTCCTTGGCGTGATACATCGCCGTATCGGCATTCTTGATCAGGGTAGCGATATCGTTGCCGTCGTCAGGGAAGAGACTGATGCCGATACTTGGCGATACCTTGAGCACCTCATTATCAACCCGGCACTCCTCAGAGACGCTCTTTAGCAGTTTCTCGGCAATATGCGCCACATCACCGATGCTCTCCACCTCCGGCAGGATAATGATGAACTCATCACCGCCCTGACGACAGACAGTATCGCTGGCGCGTACCACTGAGGTGAGCCGCTTGGCGACGATCTTGAGCAACATATCGCCGT harbors:
- a CDS encoding response regulator, producing the protein MTKVRVLVVDDAAFMRDIVKKGMRSTYPAFQLDEAAHGKQAQTMIGKSDYDLILCDWEMPEMNGAELLQWIRETPEHAHLPFIMITSRGDKENVVEAIKLKVSNYIVKPFTNEKLINIATDVMSKAMKLSAKQLQEIGGARPDKIQSGSVAILTGGRSEVGGSRAPCRWRKTSPVPGQEV
- a CDS encoding tRNA(Met) cytidine acetyltransferase TmcA gives rise to the protein MTQTPNSLAEIAAQIERLVAQAELLRHRAVVVVAGEREWGRAVVAAVDVAPYQKRQLWISSEPPAGVDALPAAKARKQLGRELDLLVFDAYSGFDPDAFGAVSGSVRAGGVLLLLIPSLAQWSAFEDPDKERIAVYPHRATDVSGRLLQRLTTLVRESGLPLIEQDRPMHPFAVESVVAVTPPYHDEIYATADQQQAVEAVLHTGSGHRHRPLVITSDRGRGKSASLGIAAAELLREKSRSIIVTAPRRAAVDALFEHAAKLLGVDSAQGSRLEYRQGVIEFVAPDRLLHEQPKADLLLVDEAAAIPAPLLTQMVRHYSRTVFASTIHGYEGTGRGFAVRFQKVLDAEMPGWRQLRMQTPIRWSTGDPLERFVFRALLLDASPVDGDQLATLSLDECHFETVERAALLTGEPLLAELFGLLVLAHYRTTPTDLRNLLDGPNLSVELVRYRGHVVATALVAAEGGFDAELSQAVYEGRRRVRGHLIPQSLALHAGFVEAPQLRCARVMRIAVHPAVQGRGIGTALIERLYAAAEQTGCDYLGASFGMSGELLDFWQRAALRPLRIGLKREASSGAHAVMMASPITAAGRALIEAVHQRLIDQLPLLLTEPLNDLEPELVSRLLAGHASSETASETLDEQDQRDLASFVSGSRGYELCMAAIRKRVLVAIDTPALSENERALLVAKVIEQGGWPRVVESMGFVGRAAAEDALRCAVKRLL
- the truC gene encoding tRNA pseudouridine(65) synthase TruC — protein: MESELEILYRDPRLIAINKPSGLLVHRSAIDRHETRFAIQLLRDQIGQRVYPLHRLDKPTSGVLLFALDSETAREMMAQFQQHTVEKRYLAVVRGYTEVEATIDYALKEELDKTTDRKARQDKEAQSAVTHYRRLATAELPISDGRFPTSRYSLIEAKPETGRKHQIRRHMKHIFHPIVGDTSHGDGRHNRIFRDHFKCHRLLLAASELAFTHPSDGKRITLRATVGDDYSAVLAHLSWRDIVEHSGAESPHSAA
- a CDS encoding CZB domain-containing protein, which produces MEAFHQRFTELADASRDTITRISHAKDLGFASLIKIDHIIYKQNGYMALSKGEDSAEAQAVSVDHTCCRLGKWYYEGVGKQLFGQTRAFKALEAPHRSVHAYVQEALAESLLDWEGNEELNRSLLQHIEAAERASSEVMELIDQMVLERQQA
- a CDS encoding methyl-accepting chemotaxis protein, whose product is MSTNKNYENGVSKGVPFLNTQFLIACIVFTLLVMGLAISSIINHGLHLEELIFPGIAIVFTWYAWWAAKRPLKGLQKIEAVLRATAKGELHHRITNTGGLGEIGIIAWELNDMLDLMETYFKEVNTCFSRVGDGVYNRKAYSDGIPGQLARSLDGINTAIDAMAENVSYISRNKLASDLHRINATNADRHG
- a CDS encoding PAS domain-containing protein — encoded protein: MKQKITPNNREVKLADDEFIVSKTDIKGRITYCNRVFMKIAGYSEKELLNTQHNVVRHPDMPRSVFRFLWQTLEQGQEFFGFVKNMTSDGSYYWVFANVTPDYDRNGDLKGYFSVRRKPKQAAIDALTPVYQEMLAIEQRVGPREGDG
- a CDS encoding DUF4197 domain-containing protein encodes the protein MNQRSVCSGRGVGRVAAALVLTLLMGTASAGWWDKGRELLEDFGVEEQASRALSDGEIGDGLKEALRVGSERVVGQLGQTDGFNGDPKIHIPLPKSLKKVNKALSAIGMGSMLDDLELKLNRAAERATPKAKRLFVDAISEMTLDDVKKIYSGPDDAATQYFRSKMSAPLSKEMLPIVEGTLNEVGAVKSYDRVVGKYESLPFVGDVKSDLNGYVVDKGMDGIFHYQAREEAAIRNNPAERTTELLKKVFGR
- a CDS encoding diguanylate cyclase domain-containing protein, with product MKESHFNFSSRQIASAFITIIIILVGTSSLSLYQTHRVSKELNRVVTVSDVQIEIVNKFLKLAHERSLTLQSMLLTRDPFELDDHQMRASAAASNYLRLRDVLLKMELSTDERALIREQDKQTINTGIKQSRVIRLAVDGQFDLARGLLYDEAIPSQAKAMGFMQQFIDLKQAKKRATIRETKQIIDRTTDTILVLVLLGVIISIAIAYIVTTRLKHEINFRNQFESELEQRVEERTEALTFIASHDTLTALPNRAVFTEQLANSVKHADRNGQLMALFFMDLDGFKAINDLHGHDIGDKVLIEVCRRFKETLREEDVVARIGGDEFTVIINELEQKGDALSVAQKLITQINTPMRFDAIECRVGISIGISFFPNNVLSPDALLTEADDAMYAAKRSGKNRYSVATSIV
- a CDS encoding protein adenylyltransferase SelO — its product is MARLESLQFDNSFARLSDAFHTRISPTPLYRPHLACFNHTAAELIELDPAEAHRAEFVDYFNGARILPGADPLAAIYAGHQFGHFVPQLGDGRAVLLGEVRTSQGKRWELQLKGSGQTPYSRSADGRAVLRSTIREYLCSEAMHGLNIPTTRALCIIGSEEEVYRESLESGAMLLRMAPSHLRFGNFELFYYRNQYDELRQLADYAIDHLFPEIADAPNRYLELFREVSRRTAELISRWQLVGFAHGVMNTDNMSLLGLTIDYGPFGFLDSYDPSFICNHSDHTGRYAFAAQPMIARWNVSRLGQALLPLFEGSNKEAAEHANETLSEFMPHFDRHYSAGLAKKLGLTSSDTNDDQLVQSLLKQMQESGCDFTNLFRTLSDLQLDNPNADGPLRDQFIDRDGFDQWTINYRKRLHAEGSRDELRKQSMDRVNPKYILRNYLAQSAIERAEQGDYSEVDRLMSLLRDPFSEQAEMSEYAALPPDWANTIEVSCSS